A stretch of the Alnus glutinosa chromosome 6, dhAlnGlut1.1, whole genome shotgun sequence genome encodes the following:
- the LOC133871380 gene encoding putative pentatricopeptide repeat-containing protein At1g12700, mitochondrial isoform X1 — MGTTPKSRNSLAFFFNHYSHVRVSFHAQIFYYCCRSFSATSANTTNIGRDIVESPKQFLKSVRDRCRSRSLRNLDDALPLFHRMLRMNPLPSIVDFNHLLSAIARMKHHSTVISLIKEMEMSGIAPDVYILSVLINCLCHLKRVDFGFSVLARILKLGFQPNCIILSTLVKGLSLQGKIVEAAKLVNKMEKIGYKPSTITYGTIMNCLCKIGKTNEAIGLLRKMEEGKLELNVVLYNIIIDSLCKDRLVNEALNFFSELTNRGIMPDVFTYSSLIQGLCNFSQWNEATKLWNEMVERKIMPDMYTFNIWVDTLGKEGMLKEAKEVFDVMIQRGLKPDIVTYNSLIDGYCLQNRMDEAVKTFNMMVGKGCLPCVVSYSILIHGYCKNKRIDEAMSFFHEMSTKGIFPDVATYSTLIGGFCRVGRPKAALELLQEMQVYGQHPDLQTYAILLDGLCKNLHFYEAMALFQEMEDKKLDLGIVIYSILIDGMCNDGNLTTAKELFNALRTKGLQPNVRTYTIMIKGLCKKGLLNEARELLEKMDENNCSPDQVTYNTIIQGFLRYNEISWALKYLQIMVGKGFSANATIATILINLLSTNQADKTLQDFFQKSV, encoded by the coding sequence TGGTAGAGATATCGTGGAAAGCCCCAAACAGTTCTTGAAATCTGTGAGAGATCGATGCAGATCTCGAAGCTTAAGGAATCTTGATGATGCCTTGCCCCTGTTTCATAGAATGCTTCGCATGAACCCTTTACCTTCCATCGTGGATTTTAATCATTTACTGAGTGCAATTGCAAGAATGAAGCATCACTCAACTGTGATTTCTCTGATTAAAGAAATGGAAATGTCAGGAATTGCTCCTGATGTTTATATTCTGAGCGTTTTGATTAATTGCTTATGTCATTTGAAGCGGGTGGATTTCGGCTTCTCTGTCTTAGCAAGAATCTTGAAACTTGGTTTTCAACCGAATTGTATAATTCTTAGTACTCTTGTCAAGGGGCTCTCTCTTCAGGGTAAAATTGTTGAAGCGGCGAAGTTAGTtaacaaaatggagaagataggCTATAAACCTAGTACAATTACTTATGGAACGATAATGAATTGTTTGTGTAAAATAGGTAAGACCAATGAAGCTATTGGGTTGCTTAGAAAGATGGAAGAAGGAAAGCTTGAACTTAATGTAGTGCTATATAATATAATCATTGATAGTTTATGTAAAGATAGATTAGTAAATGAGGCTTTGAATTTTTTCTCTGAATTGACAAATCGAGGAATAATGCCAGACGTCTTCACTTACAGTTCTTTAATTCAGGGCCTATGCAATTTCAGCCAGTGGAATGAGGCAACTAAACTATGGAATGAGATGGTGGAAAGGAAAATCATGCCAGATATGTATACATTTAACATATGGGTGGACACACTTGGCAAAGAGGGGATGTTGAAAGAGGCCAAAGAGGTTTTTGATGTGATGATTCAGAGGGGCTTAAAGCCTGATATAGTCACTTACAATTCTTTGATTGACGGTTACTGCTTGCAAAATAGAATGGATGAGGCTGTCAAAACATTTAATATGATGGTTGGCAAGGGTTGTTTGCCTTGTGTTGTTAGCTATAGCATATTGATCCATGGCtattgtaaaaataaaagaattgatGAGGCGATGAGTTTCTTCCATGAAATGTCCACAAAGGGAATTTTTCCCGATGTTGCCACTTACAGTACTCTTATCGGAGGGTTTTGCCGAGTTGGGAGACCTAAAGCTGCGTTAGAGCTACTCCAGGAGATGCAAGTTTATGGCCAACATCCAGATCTCCAAACTTATGCTATTTTGTTAGATGGCCTGTGTAAGAATTTACACTTTTATGAGGCAATGGCATTGTTTCAAGAGATGGAGGACAAAAAGTTAGACCTTGGTATTGTGATTTACAGCATCTTGATTGATGGTATGTGTAATGACGGGAACCTTACAACTGCAAAAGAACTCTTTAATGCTCTTCGTACCAAAGGTTTGCAACCTAATGTTCGGACTTACACGATAATGATCAAAGGGCTTTGCAAAAAAGGACTACTAAATGAAGCGAGGGAGTTACTTGAGAAAATGGATGAGAACAATTGTTCACCTGACCAAGTCACGTATAACACAATCATCCAAGGCTTCTTGCGATATAATGAGATATCATGGGCATTGAAATATCTCCAGATAATGGTTGGCAAGGGTTTCTCAGCAAATGCAACCATTGCCACCATTTTGATCAACTTGTTGTCTACTAATCAAGCAGATAAAACATTAcaagatttttttcaaaagtctGTGTGA
- the LOC133871114 gene encoding uncharacterized protein LOC133871114 isoform X1 — MGHNEEHHQATEGLVNIFTKANHDLTVVQHRLEKEFQQVYPDKANPMKLVSRIKKIQEDLLTLKEQCHELLAAKQDLIDKARTTLVGNRSLLQRMQASVGIPLTSDSDDPAFANFNQIVDEWAVQVRSRTGDDERHESDSQDINKLLFSAIVQSN; from the exons atggggCACAATGAGGAACACCATCAAGCAACGGAGGGCTTGGTGAATATCTTCACAAAGGCGAACCATGATCTCACGGTGGTTCAGCACAGGCTCGAGAAGGAGTTTCAACAAGTGTACCCGGACAAG GCAAACCCGATGAAGTTGGTGTCTAGGATAAAGAAGATACAAGAAGACCTGTTGACCTTGAAAGAGCAATGTCATGAACTTCTAGCAGCCAAACAG GATTTGATTGATAAGGCTCGGACCACTCTTGTTGGGAACAGAAGTTTACTGCAGCGGATGCAAGCATCTGTGGGCATCCCCCTCACCAGTGATTCCGATGATCCAGCATTTGCTAACTTCAACCAG ATCGTTGATGAGTGGGCAGTTCAAGTGAGATCCAGGACTG GGGATGATGAGAGGCATGAATCGGATTCTCAGGATATTAACAAATTACTCTTCTCAGCTATAGTCCAAAGCAACTGA
- the LOC133871114 gene encoding uncharacterized protein LOC133871114 isoform X2: protein MGHNEEHHQATEGLVNIFTKANHDLTVVQHRLEKEFQQVYPDKANPMKLVSRIKKIQEDLLTLKEQCHELLAAKQARTTLVGNRSLLQRMQASVGIPLTSDSDDPAFANFNQIVDEWAVQVRSRTGDDERHESDSQDINKLLFSAIVQSN from the exons atggggCACAATGAGGAACACCATCAAGCAACGGAGGGCTTGGTGAATATCTTCACAAAGGCGAACCATGATCTCACGGTGGTTCAGCACAGGCTCGAGAAGGAGTTTCAACAAGTGTACCCGGACAAG GCAAACCCGATGAAGTTGGTGTCTAGGATAAAGAAGATACAAGAAGACCTGTTGACCTTGAAAGAGCAATGTCATGAACTTCTAGCAGCCAAACAG GCTCGGACCACTCTTGTTGGGAACAGAAGTTTACTGCAGCGGATGCAAGCATCTGTGGGCATCCCCCTCACCAGTGATTCCGATGATCCAGCATTTGCTAACTTCAACCAG ATCGTTGATGAGTGGGCAGTTCAAGTGAGATCCAGGACTG GGGATGATGAGAGGCATGAATCGGATTCTCAGGATATTAACAAATTACTCTTCTCAGCTATAGTCCAAAGCAACTGA
- the LOC133872058 gene encoding zinc finger CCCH domain-containing protein 22, which yields MASEEEILLENQLELQLEEQRDSLAILRQALASDPANPELLTVHEELVQAIKEAEEGLFHLKRARLLQEADSVLYGSNHTGEDVKVESLDPADVEPEPLEEQSYSVGSKCRFRHTDGRWYTGRIIELDGSDSAKISFLTPTSENMLMCKFFLHQRCRFGSNCRSSHGIDVPLSSLKKHIPTIWKQSLVGSSIWAVSDSNFGIWREAELESWDDKIGVGQVVFRDDGSSAKLGADAIAISEYAQVSHEEENDSSSEQSGSSDDEEDGSQGIGFLKSTTQQRGIQTETTIFAKWENHTRGIASKMMANMGYREGMGLGASGQGMLDPILVKALPPKQSLDHALESCEGDQETNKNRGKKRSRGGKRKRDKKFAALAQAAKEEEELRPDVFSLINSQLAMHGEALNGGGLGSGSGKKQQQNKGSGEGKKVDRRALIAYDDEVKDLRMRVEKLEEMVNRNRKEKVVYEAATRKLNETRKALAEAEATHASASNAVASGEKEKRWLKF from the exons ATGGCGAGCGAGGAAGAGATACTTCTAGAGAACCAGCTGGAGCTTCAATTGGAAGAGCAAAGAGACTCACTTGCCATTCTGAGACAAGCCCTAGCCTCTGACCCCGCTAATCCCGAGCTTCTCACG GTTCATGAGGAGCTTGTTCAGGCAATAAAAGAAGCAGAGGAAGGGCTGTTTCACCTGAAGCGTGCACGATTACTACAAGAAGCCGATTCAGTGCTATATGGTTCCAATCATACAGGCGAGGATGTTAAAGTAGAGTCTCTTGATCCAGCAGATGTTGAACCGGAACCACTGGAGGAGCAAAGTTACTCAGTTGGATCAAAATGTAGATTCCGTCACACTGATGGCCGTTGGTATACTGGTCGAATCATTGAGTTGGATGGTTCAGATTCTGCAAAGATTTCTTTCCTCACTCCGACGTCCGAAAATATGTTG ATGTGCAAGTTTTTCCTACATCAACGATGCCGATTTGGTTCTAACTGCCGCTCATCACATG GCATTGATGTCCCATTGTCATCCTTGAAGAAGCACATCCCAACAATTTGGAAGCAATCACTAGTGGGTTCCAGTATTTGGGCAGTATCAGATAGTAACTTTGGCATTTGGAGGGAAGCTGAACTTGAATCATGGGATGACAAAATTGGAGTAGGGCAAGTTGTTTTTCGAGATGATGGAAGCTCTGCAAAGCTTGGAGCGGATGCAATCGCAATATCTGAATATGCTCAAGTGAGTCATGAAGAGGAGAATGATTCCAGCTCGGAACAATCTGGTTCTAGTGACGATGAAGAAGATGGTTCACAGGGTATAGGATTTCTCAAAAGCACCACCCAACAGAGAGGCATACAGACAGAAACTACCATATTTGCTAAGTGGGAAAATCACACCCGTGGCATAGCTTCCAAGATGATGGCCAATATGGGTTATCGTGAAGGGATGGGTTTAGGAGCATCTGGGCAGGGAATGTTGGATCCCATTCTTGTGAAGGCCCTGCCACCGAAGCAATCTCTTGATCACGCTCTCGAGTCTTGCGAAGGTGATCAAGAGACCAACAAGAACCGAGGGAAGAAGCGGAGCAGAGGTGGCAAGAGGAAACGGGATAAGAAATTTGCAGCATTGGCTCAGGCAGCGAAGGAGGAAGAGGAATTGAGGCCAGATGTTTTTAGTCTTATCAATAGCCAACTCGCAATGCATGGGGAAGCTCTAAATGGTGGGGGGTTGGGGTCGGGGTCGGGAAAGAAGCAGCAGCAAAATAAAGGTTCTGGGGAGGGGAAGAAAGTAGACAGGCGGGCTTTGATTGCTTATGATGATGAAGTGAAGGACCTGAGGATGCGAGTCGAGAAGCTAGAGGAAATGGTTAATAGAAACAGGAAGGAGAAGGTGGTTTACGAAGCTGCCACGAGAAAGTTAAACGAGACTCGCAAAGCTTTAGCGGAGGCTGAGGCAACTCATGCATCTGCATCAAATGCAGTTGCCAGcggagaaaaagagaagagatggctcaagttttaa